Genomic DNA from Lagenorhynchus albirostris chromosome 20, mLagAlb1.1, whole genome shotgun sequence:
ACCCTTGGAGTTCTCATTGCCCAGATTAACGGTCCCGCCACAGGCCCCGCCCACTCTTTCGGCTCTGATCCTCCCATTGGCCAGCCGCGGGCCCTCCTCCCTCACCGCGCTGCCTCTTCGCCCTGCACGTGGGCCTGCAGCTCCAGAAGTTCCAGGATCAGGCTCTGGTCTGTCACGCGATGACAGAAAACTTCTTGATTGTCCGGGACCGGTCGAAGGTCGCTGAAGAGAGGCGAGGCAGGCCCTGGTTGACCCCGGCTACTTCCCGCAACCCACCTGGTAAGCCTCCTTTGGTGCCCGGGCCTTCTTACCTTACGTCGATGGCCCCCGGAGGGAGAGTGGCGGAGAAGGCGCCCCCGAACAGTGGGTAGTCTCGCGTGGGCTCCATGGGCCTGAGACTAGGGTATGGGcattaaagatttaaaagaaaccCACGTGGGGCCACTTGGCATCACCTCTGTTTCGCAGCAGCCCCGACCCCCTTCAGGTCTTCCTCTGCTCCTGATCCTTTAGGATTTGGCCCCGCCCCGC
This window encodes:
- the RANGRF gene encoding ran guanine nucleotide release factor isoform X2, whose amino-acid sequence is MEPTRDYPLFGGAFSATLPPGAIDVSDLRPVPDNQEVFCHRVTDQSLILELLELQAHVQGEEAARYHFEDVGGVQEARVVQVEAVQPLLLENLALRGCCQEAWILSGKQQVAKENQQP